The DNA window TAGAAACAAAAAGATTACTATTTTCCAGATTTAAAAAAGAAGATATGAGAAGGAAACATGTAATTGGAATGGCAATTTGCCATAACCTCCAGACATATATGACTATTTTTTATCCCTATAATTTTCTTTATGAATATGTTAAATGGAATTGATTAATCGACAACTCCTGTAGGATTTTAATTTCAACTTATAACTTTTATTCCTCTCTAAACCTTAAAGCATCTATTAAGCCATGTGCATAATTTATGCACCCAAAAGCGGTGAAATAATCTTTCCTTTCCAAATAGAATTTTGCATCCTCATAATATCTTTTAGCCATATCTACTATTTTCTCATCTTTTACTTTCTTACAGTTTTCAACAAAAAGATTCAGGTCTTTCTTTATTCTCTCTTCTATTTCCATATTTTTACCTCTCCTCCTAACTTATTACATTTCCCTTTTATTATCTCTTTTAATTTTTCACTGCATTTTATTTTTAAATT is part of the Thermoplasmatales archaeon genome and encodes:
- a CDS encoding DUF357 domain-containing protein, yielding MEIEERIKKDLNLFVENCKKVKDEKIVDMAKRYYEDAKFYLERKDYFTAFGCINYAHGLIDALRFREE